The Littorina saxatilis isolate snail1 linkage group LG1, US_GU_Lsax_2.0, whole genome shotgun sequence nucleotide sequence TagaattaaatttccgaaatcgattttaaaacaatttcatcttattccttgtccgttcctgattccaaaaacatatgatatgatatgtttggattaaaaacacgttcagagagttaaaaagaatagagatatagaaaaggcAGGGATTTAATGGACCAGCAAATTAGATGGaccagcagcaaaaaagatAGACCAGCAGCAAAAAAAGATGGGTTTCAACAGCAAATTAGCTGCGATAAATATTTTGGGAAGATTCCGACGATCACGGATTGTTGTCTTTCGTGGAGTACTTCAAGGGGTCATGAATCGACCGCAATGACACCTGGTACGAAGGCTACGCCCCGGGAATTCCTTTCACAAACAATGGACTGGAGGCAATAAACCAGACCATCAAACGTCAGAACACATTTCGTGAGAGACTTGACTTGTCCAGATTCCTAACCCTTGTTGAAAGAGACATTGTAAACACCCACTTGGCATGGAAATCCGGCTGTCCATTTCTGAACCGCCAGCGCAGGCAAAGACCGTCCCCCCTGGGAGAGAAGCGAAAGAGGGGACGACCTATTTCTGCCCCATTTTTACTGTTAAAGAAATCTGCTTGGCTGTTCAATTAATCTATTCTGCTGTTGAATTCATCCAATTTGCTGCTTCACATTCGCTGCTCACTCCTTCCTATTTGCTGCTGAAACCATCTATTTTGCTGGTAAACAAATTTTATgcgtatagaaaagcgtgctatcctcctcagcgcaaacgctaccgcgcttttctggattgttaatttcactgcctttgccacgagcggtggacagtcgatgctacgagtgtacggtcttgcggaaagaatgcaatgcgttcagtttcattctgtgagttcgacgcagcttgactaaatgttgtattttcgccttacgaaacttgtttttaaatctgaatgctgtgtttggtagacATTTCAGACCGTAATATTCTCCAACggactgtgtatttgtttgtattACGCGAAGCGTTTTAGCCCTGTATTGCACGGACTATGCTTGCATTTGCTAGActgtaggtttgacttcctcaatccaacggtcttaatctgctttgacgaatgggtataTATAAGGACTAAATAAAATATGATGAACAGATTCCGGCTCCTgaccgctcgctgattaaaattcatgtaatgatttggcatagtttcggtGTCGTTTTGGGCAAATCAGTGTAgctgtttctaaattacagtgcagctaatgtcccttgaacttttaaaggtaaacatcgtcagaaaactttctaAAATTGCGCCTTAGGTGTACTATCTTTAAGCACTTGAAGGGAAGGAATTATGTTGGCAAAATCAATTACGTTTCTTTtgtatttttcccattttctgaTACTGAGCGCAGCCGGTCGCTGGATTGCTGATATGTGTATACAGTTAAAGTTTACCAGTAAGTAAGCTGTAAGGACAgagtaccagatttacacgagttggttaTGTTTTCTTTAAATATTCAAATGTGAGCGAAAACGAGCTTTTCAATacttgaaaaagcaacgagtgtaaacctAGTAAAACacggcaagccatgtagtattctgtttatcctatttactgtacttgcgtgtctattgctcaaaacgtcccgcagtcgaggcgcCAAAATTGCAGACACGTCTTATGGAACCTCGATCTTTTCCAAAGCCTGTGAATACTTGACCTCAaagcaaaacaagtcgcgtaaggcgaaaatacaacatttagtcaagtagctgtcgaactcacagaatgaaactgaacgcaatgcaacgcagcaagaccgtatactcgtagcatcgtcagtccaccgctcacggcataggcagtgaaattgacaagaagagcggggtagtagttgcgctgggaaggatagcacgcttttctgtacctctctttgttttaactttctgagcgtgtttttaatccaaacatatcatatctatatgtttttggaatcaggaaccgacaaggaataagatgaaagtgttttaaattgatttggaaaattttattttgatattaatttttatatatttaattttcagagcttgtttttaatccgaatataacatatttatatgtttttggaatcagcaaatgatggagaataagataaacgtaaatttggatcgttttataaaagacatattttttttacaattttcagaattttaatgaccaaagtcaattaatttttaagccaccacgctgaaatgcaataccgaagtccgggctttgtcgaacattacccgaccaaaatttcaaccaatttggttgaaaaatgaggatgtgacagtgccgcctcaactttcacgaaaagccggatatgacgtcatcaaagacatttatcaaaaaaatgaaaaaaacgttcggggatttcatacccaggaactctcatgtcaaatttcataaagatcggtccagtagtttagtctgaatcgctctacacacacacacacacacacacacacacacacacacgcacatacaccacgaccctcgtctcgattcccccctctacgttaaaacatttagtcaaaacttgactaaatgtaaaaacgtcaCTCTAGAGAGTATATAGCGTGACGTGTAAGTTCTCAAAATTCTTCGAGGGGAAATACTCAAACAGCAAGCGCAAAAGTGTTCctagaatgacgtttgtcttggtgactttgtTATTATGAGCAGTGGAACATGTGGTCCCTGcaagactagtttgacacgacctcatttacatgatatacccaCCAGTGAAGTGAACGACATTGTTGTATCATGGGGGATCTCTCTCACATTTGTAGGATATAATACATGATAACACCCAGTTATCTCGGACAATTGAAGACACAGTCGTGACTTCGGGAGAATTTTCTGTAGAATGATACACTCAAAACTGCATGCGTAGAAACTATGCTGATTGCTTAAATCAGTGTTAACAATGGTAAACTCTTCTGTTTCAGAGTCCCTATTCTGTTCATCGACATTTTTTTAGTGCATGCAGTTATTTATAACAGTACCAAATAAGAGAGCCTGCAAATCTAAGTACTCAAATCTACAATCTAGATAATGCGTTCCAGGTTCACCCCTGTCAAGGGCTACAAGGTAAGAAGTATTGACACACAATGCAGAGCAAATGGAGAATTACAGTATGCAAAGATTACCCCAAAAGAGCGTTTAAAAGATGAGACATGTGttaagcgaaattactacatttagtcaatctatctaactcacagaatgaaattaaactcactgcattttttccccaAGACAGTATAGCTTCGTCAATACCCCGCGGCAGGGAAATCGCTCACATTTTCACGTGGTTTGTggtgacattatttcaaacccCAAAACAGACTTTGTATTGGAGAATTTGAGACAGGTGGAAAGTCTACTAACAATATACAAGACTCCAGTATACCTGTAGATTAACACTGTTTCAATGTTTCCAGTCGTGATCGGGCTTTTTTCCTTAAAACTGCTTACATATTCATATAATTTTAGTTATAATTTTCTTTTGCAGAGTACTTCACAAATGTGCACGCGAAATGGAAAACGAAAGCTGAcaggaaaaagaaacaagtcgcgtaaggcgaaaatacaatatttagtcaagtagctgtcgaactcacagaatgaaactgaacgcaatgccatttttcagcaagaccgtatactcgtagcatcgtcagtccaccgctcatggcaaaggcagtgaaattgacaagaagagcggggtagtagttgcgctaagaaggatagcacgcttttctgtacctctctttgttttaactttctgagcgtgtttttaatccaaacatatcatatctatatgtttttggaatcaggaaccgacaaggaataagatgaaagtgtttttaaattgatttggacaatttaattttgataataatttttatatatttaattttcagagcttgtttttaatccgaatataacatatttatatgtttttggaatcagcaaatgatggaaaataagataaacgtaaatttggatcgttttataaatttttatttttttttacaattttcagatttttaatgaccaaagtcattaattaatttttaagccaccaagctgaaatgcaataccgaagtccgggcttcgtcgaagattacttgaccaaaatttcaaccaatttggttgaaaaatgagggcgtgacagtgccgcctcaactttcacgaaaagccggatatgacgtcatcaaagacatttatcaaaaaaatgaaaaaaacgttcggggatttcatacccaggaactctcatgtcaaatttcataaagatcggtccagtagtttagtctgaatcgctctacacacacacacacacagacagacagacacacacacacacgcacatacaccacgaccctcgtttcgattccccctcgatgttaaaatatttagtcaaaacttgactaaatataaaaatgaatacATGACAAGCATGAAGTGAAAGGCAGCGACAACAGTATTAGGCAAACCCCATAGAAATTCCAGTCATGGAAAATATAACTCACTTTAAACTAAATAACTTGAATAAAGAGACATTGGACTGGCAATATAACTCTGTTTTGATACATCTGAAGTATTTTCACAACCCCATTTGCATTTAAGAATGGCGTCAAAGAAAAACGACGGTCAGCATCAAGAAAAAGAACCAAGTGAACGCAAATATGTAACACCCTTCACAACTCCACCCGAATCACCGGTACCAGGTACTGACCAAGAACAGAGGCCAAACTTCCCACCGCTGCCGTCCCCAGATGAACAATCGACTGTGGCCATCGGAAGGGATGAGTTATCAAGCGGACAAAGTCTTCCACGCTCGACATCCTCAGATAATTTGACTGTGGACATCGAAAGTGATGACATTTACAATATCACATTACGGTTACCGCCAGAGACATCCTCTCAAAATGTATCTGTGGCAATTAAAAGTGATGCGTTGTCAAGCGGGCaaacccttccaccaccaacaTCCTCGGCCAATATAAGTGATGAGTTTTCGAGCGGGCAAAATCTTACACCACCAACATCCCCTGAACATTTGTCTGTGGCCATCAATAGTGATGAGACTTCAAGGGGGCAAAGTCTTCCATCATCGACAACCCCTGAACATTTGTCTGTGGCCATCGTAAGTGATGAGGTATCTAGCGGGCAAAGTCTTCCACCACCGACATCCCCTGAACATTTGTCTGTGGCCATCAATAGTGATGAGACTTCAAGGGGGCAAAGTCTTCCATCATCGACAACCCCTGAACATTTGTCTGTGGCCATCGTAAGTGATGAGGTATCTAGCGGGCAAAGTCTTCCACCACCGACATCCCCTGAACATTTGTCGATAGCTATCGGAAGTGATGAGGTGTCTAGCGGGCAAAGTCTTCCACCACCGACATCCCCTGAACATTTGTCTGTGGTCATCAAAAGTGATGAGGTATCAAGCGAGCAAAATCTTCCACCACCGACAACCCCTGAACATTTGTCTGCAGCCATCAGAAGTGATGAGGTATCAAGCGGGCAGAGTCTGCAACGTGAGTCTGTGGAAACAGCTGCATCACCTTCACTTCATGGTCAGCCTAATTCCAAAAATACGGATCATAGAACAGTAGCATTTGCCCCGGGAAAAATTGCAACTCCTGCAGAAAAACCAAGCAGCGAACGATGCAAATCTCAAGACACTGAACGAAGAGGACACAACAGGTGGAAAGTACAGGTAAAGAAGAAGTCTTCACCTGGCAATGGTGATGATTCAACAACAGGGACAAGCAGCGGTGAGTCAACCGGCAAGCGTTCATGGAGAAATAATCTTCCCTCTCTGAGAGATACATCTGAATACAGCAGCGCGGATGATACATCTACGAGTACCAGCTCCGGATCATGCTTGGATAGGTTCATGGCTAAACAGTCCAGCAGCTCAGATTCTGTTGTCAGTGTGTCTCTTGGTCGGTATGTCAATGCTGTCACTCTGCACTCATCATCACTTGACGATGGAATTCAAGTCCAGTCTCTGCTTGTTCTGCCAATTGGTAAGCTTATCAGCTTCTAccgcagaggggggggggggggataagggGTTCTGAGAAGTACGGAGCAAAAGATTGGATGAgttgagagagagtgagagagagaggtgctattttttgagtttgagagtgagagagaaatatgTCTggcaaactgtgtgtgtgtgtgccttatcTAAAGAATAAACCCGAAGGGAATCATTCTATTCATATAATTATGCAAGTGGAAGCAGCGGATTTTCATTTTGAGTAACGAATTCTTTCCAGGAGCAGCCAGTTTTGATGACATGACAATTCAAGAGCTTCTGCAAAAATTGTCCACAATTTCCGAGGATGATCCACAACATGCGGCATTCCGACGAACCTTACTGACAAGGACTTTGCCTCGagcaggaaaaaaacaagaCCTTCGGAGTGTGGCCATATGCCTGGAGAATCCTGACCATCTAATACGCAGTCGAGCAGCACAACACTTGGAACGGATACTGATGGGTGAAATGTATGTCCTACTCATGGGGAAAGAAATAGGCagtcatccacacacacaacaaacacgggcaaaacacacacacacacacacacacacacacacacacacacacacacacacacacacacacacacacacacacacacacacacacacacacacacacagagtttttTTCTCGGCTGATTGATTATCTGCGTAGAGTACAATAAAAGCATGTAAAATACTTCACAGCGTAACATGAAGGATGCGACATGGATtagaataaacaaacacacacacacacacacacacacacacacacacacacacacacacacgcacagatacaTCTATGTATCTGTATATGTATCTGTTCATGCATCTATCTATTTAATTATCTATTCAtccatctatctatctttctgaAGTCGTACGTGCAGCACATAACTTTAAACGGATGCTCAGGAATAatatatacaaaaaaacaaaggaaacatttgttttgttatctAATTCATAAAACGATCTACTTCAGCAACTTTAACTTAACTTGTTTACTTCTCCTTCTCTAATCAAGCCAGTGTTCTCTGCTCGAAAGATTCACATGTACTTGAATATATCTATATTCAGTTATGTTTCCAATTCCACTTTCTTTATTGCAGACTTACCAACATGTCATCAACCGTCATCTTCTTTGAAGTCATGAAAAGCACTTGGTCAGCAGTTCACAGAAGCAGGCATGGAGATGAAGACATGATTTGCCAGCATTGCAGTATACTCATACTGAGTGCCTGTGCCATGCTTTGCCTTCGTGACATCTCAGGAACCTCTATTTCGGAAGACATTGAAAGCAAAATATGTTCAGAGATGAACACCTTTATCAAAAGTTGTAAGCATTCGATACTTGAGTAGTTGTTAACGCCATGCTTGCCTGTATTGTCTGCCTTGTGGAAATTCAGTTTATAGAGAAATGCCGTTAAACACTATTACATTAGATACTGTGAGTCTCTGCAGAGCTCTGAACATAATACAATTTAATAAAAACAATGATTTATTGAAATGACTTTTTGTTGGTGTATTCAATTACTTTTGAAGCAAAAATGTGTTGCTGGcattttttcattactttcttTACCAATTACTGGAAAATCAGGGTTGCTTTCTTCCAGTGGAAAGTTAGAACCAAAAAGAGTTGTACGTTCTACCCATGTGTGTGCGTTTAGGTGTAATTAGCAGCCTGCACATTTTGCACAATTATGACTGGAGGATCCAGTGCTACCGGCCCAATAGTTTTAGATTCTGACGGAGGATCGAGCTCCTCCAGTATGAAAATATGTTGTTTTTCGTTCTTTGTCAGCTCGATCATGCAccagtttgttttctttcaaagTGATAACAAAAGAAACTCACATAATGTTTTACGTACAATATACATGGCATTTCTGATATACATTGCCTTTGGAAATTATTATTCTTTTTGTATGCTAATgaaactcttttttttattgGTAAACCAGGTGATCAGGATAAAAGTGGCAGATCTTACCGGCTTCTGAAAGGAACACACGCTTTCTTCCAAGCTCTGCCTGATTCCATCACATCTCGTGCGACGTATCATGAGGCGGACTGGGAACGCGCACTGAACTCTGGTTCTGACAAACAGAAGGCGAGAGAGAAGAAGCTACAGAGAGCCAACTTTGCTCAGCTAATCCTGGTGATCTTTTCTCTTTCACGAGAGGTAAGTGTGTATCTTTCCGTGAAAATAGACTAGAATGTGGAAAAGGTAGATGCAGTAAACGGGTCAGCTTTAAACATTCAGCATGTCGTAGACTGTCACAAAATGAAAGATATATCCGTGAATTCTGCTCAAAGAGAGATCAGAAATGTCATGTTCATCAGAAGACTATTCTTTCTCTTGCTGTATTGGCGTCTGCTTTTTAGGTGTAAAGAGCAGTATCTTACAAAAAGCTATTTCGTTTGTCATTCGTTCATGATTATAGGCTTGCCTTGCTTGCCTGTACAACTTTGTAATGAATACAAAATGTTGTGTTCCCGTTTGCAGAGGGCTGAGTGATTTGGCAGACAGGTTTAAAATTGGTTTCCATTGTAGTATCAAAATCAACAAAGAGCAGAAGGAAGGCTTTGATATATATGCATTACGTTCATGTTGTAACGCTTATCTACCAATCACTTTAAATTAAGAATATGAAGGATTGAAAGGATGCCTGCAAGTGCATTAGATTAGACACAAAACCCGCAAATGCTGGGTTTCATATTGAGAAATTGTCAGTTACACAGAAACAAGATGTTTTTGTGTATTCCTAAACAagataaacaaacacaatataTCAAACACTCGTGGCTAAAATCTCAGTTCAACGGGTTATATAAAATGTGGTCAGCTGGAATTGCAAACAGATGTTTTTAAATGTTAACTTAACTATGATCAGTAACGACAAAATAGATGTTACGGGGATGAAATACGATTGTACTGAAAGAGACAATATTATTATACCAGGTTTGTTGATCATGGTTGATCTAGAACAGGCGTTCGACAGCGTACTCTTGCGCTAATAATGAATGGTGTTGGTTTTCTATAATTTTGGAAATGACATCAAACAAGAATAAGGCTTTCATAATGATACAAAGTACTGTGTTACAGTAAACGGTCAGTATTCTTTCTTgtttatatatagatataggCGTCCGACAAGCAGACAGCATCTCTTGTTCTTTGTATTTGATATGCACTCATTCTTTTTTGTCGCTCATGTTACTTAGTAACACATTAATAAAAGGATTGAAATTAAACAAAGAGGGCGTGATATTAACTGAAATTGCTGATAGTGCCACTTCTGTATTTGGATGTTAGCAAATCTACTGAATAGCTCAGtttgtagagcactggacttgtgatcgaaaggtcgctggttcgaatccgggccgggatggacacgggtcaactttatgtgcagacccagagacggaagccatgtcccacccccgtgtcatcacaatggcacgtaaaagaccttggtcattctgccataagtgcaggtggctgaatacacctaaacacgcagacacctgggtagcgcgactccgttgctgctagctttccactgggaggaagcgacccgaatttcccagcgatgggacagtaaagtaatgaaaatgaaaaatgaaaatgaaatgaatatATAAAGACCTTACAGTGAGTTTCTGAAGTTCTACATTTTCTCGTTTGAATATTCAAAACTTAACTTTGCAGAACAACTGATTTTGTTTGCATTTATGTACAATGTTAATATATATTTTGTTAGGCATTTCATTTATCTGTTTGCAAATGGCAACATATGTAGGAGTAAGTTAGAGGAAAATTGCATCATTGGAAATATGTTTGTAGAACTTAAGGTAAAGGTTTGCTGTGGATTTCACCACTGGCAGTATTCAACAATTCCTGAAGATATGGTCCTCCCATGACGATTTACGATAACAGAGCTCCTATTTTTAATACTATTATTTCTTATTATATTCTCACCTGTTTGCCAACAACTTTTTGTGCAAGTGTCATTTGCTCTTTTTGCATTGCGGGTTGTTTTAGTCCGTTTGTCTGTTGGTATgcttagtttaaaaaaaattctattaAATATAACTAGTGCCTAGAAAGGTTTTTAATGGTAAAGTACTTCCAAAAAAAGGAGGGATTACTTACAGAATCGTTTCCTTATGATAATGGTCAACTGTACTTTGACATTtgataacaacaaaaaaaggacAAGAATTAATTAAGTTCAGCGTATAGCGTCTGTGCTTCATCAGCAAGAAAATATGACTTGATTAAACTTCAAGGCTATAGTAACTTGTTAATTTATAGTCAGGATCCTAGCATGCAGTCAAGGTGCAGATGTGAGTTGTGTGCAGTATGTAAGCTGTCAACCCACTGTCTTCACAACAATGTAATCAATTAGTTTAAACTCGTTTCCATTTTACAGATGATGCGGATTGCAAAAGATGCTCAGGTTGATAATATCATCGAGGAGATACAGAGAGTGCTGAGAGTCTGTGCAAAGAAGCGATTGGACGATGAGCAAAGGGCTACTTTTGACTTCTGTCTTGTACGCTGTTTAGTCATCGTGATAAACACCTGCTTCAAAGAAGGTTGAAGATCTTGTCTCCATACGTGTCTGTCTgttaatctgtctgtctgacttcagATTTCTTATTAAATAAAGAGTTTTTGGTCtatttgtctgtttctctgtctcatGCTTGCCAGAAAAAACGTTAAATGAAAGTTGCAAAACGGAATTAAATCAGTGTTCCCCATTTAAATCCATTATCAGTAGTGCAGGATGAACCAATAACTGAGAACTTAAAAAGATTCCACAAAATTCCACATGGATGCAATTAGATATTTCAGTTTAAAAGTTGACTGTGCACACGAAAGTGATTTAATGCAAGCACATGATAGTAAGCAGCAAATAATGCTAATAATACTTGCATAATATGCAAGTAATATTTATCTGTGTAATATTtacttacagacagacagaaaacgtACAAGTCAGCAGGAAAACTAGCCAGTCTATTGTCTACCGTGGTGAAGAACGCAAACACCAAACACCAGGCGATGCTAGTTCACGAAATACGCCTTCTGCCTTTCCACCCGTCGAGGCAAGTCAAGAAAGAGATGAAGGGCCTGGTGAAACTGTTTTCTCTACAAATGACTGACTTGGCCTTGTCCTATGCTGAGGCATCCCTTGAGATTGCTTGCCTGAGGCCACAGAGATCAGGAACAGTGGACACAGGATCACAGGATCGGAAACAGCAAGAGTGTATGTGGCAAGAAGAAGCTTGGCGTGGAACGGATTCTTGCTTGCTCCAGGGAGCCATGTGCGTGCCCACACGAAAATGTCTGGCCTCTGCTTCCGCCGAGGGATGCACCAAACATGGCTTACC carries:
- the LOC138973494 gene encoding uncharacterized protein, which produces MASKKNDGQHQEKEPSERKYVTPFTTPPESPVPGTDQEQRPNFPPLPSPDEQSTVAIGRDELSSGQSLPRSTSSDNLTVDIESDDIYNITLRLPPETSSQNVSVAIKSDALSSGQTLPPPTSSANISDEFSSGQNLTPPTSPEHLSVAINSDETSRGQSLPSSTTPEHLSVAIVSDEVSSGQSLPPPTSPEHLSVAINSDETSRGQSLPSSTTPEHLSVAIVSDEVSSGQSLPPPTSPEHLSIAIGSDEVSSGQSLPPPTSPEHLSVVIKSDEVSSEQNLPPPTTPEHLSAAIRSDEVSSGQSLQRESVETAASPSLHGQPNSKNTDHRTVAFAPGKIATPAEKPSSERCKSQDTERRGHNRWKVQVKKKSSPGNGDDSTTGTSSGESTGKRSWRNNLPSLRDTSEYSSADDTSTSTSSGSCLDRFMAKQSSSSDSVVSVSLGRYVNAVTLHSSSLDDGIQVQSLLVLPIGAASFDDMTIQELLQKLSTISEDDPQHAAFRRTLLTRTLPRAGKKQDLRSVAICLENPDHLIRSRAAQHLERILMGEILTNMSSTVIFFEVMKSTWSAVHRSRHGDEDMICQHCSILILSACAMLCLRDISGTSISEDIESKICSEMNTFIKSCDQDKSGRSYRLLKGTHAFFQALPDSITSRATYHEADWERALNSGSDKQKAREKKLQRANFAQLILVIFSLSREMMRIAKDAQVDNIIEEIQRVLRVCAKKRLDDEQRATFDFCLVRCLVIVINTCFKEDRQKTYKSAGKLASLLSTVVKNANTKHQAMLVHEIRLLPFHPSRQVKKEMKGLVKLFSLQMTDLALSYAEASLEIACLRPQRSGTVDTGSQDRKQQECMWQEEAWRGTDSCLLQGAMCVPTRKCLASASAEGCTKHGLPRETSHQHLQHLALLLELGKHEHFLQLMAFQLRPQPCFYITENVKDRRLISLLIDKRTHQHWMNTIILLQAALQIVKALVFLAQKGIALRDVTTYNMIYVIREDKHGRVKEIQIKLAHLGLADAYMDCSSDAYENREIRTQRDPGPIPVRWTSWEALFEGRFSSASMVYAFGYVLYELFTHGCQPFTEMSGRTTVDILQLFFRQSLSVRVFQWPCLPDGVYKLIRWCTEIQHHDRPDIDRLQQEIAELLQGEKNDCTQRQQQDNIIKGLHGKGEGYPPISPEQWNRKHVPEQGVPVIVHQLNADPQGYKNLRQSSWAMSTSVLATDAELVPNDPIRIVPDNQASLHIHTLPHVYTCHHHAIKPLPISPCY